A genomic region of Trifolium pratense cultivar HEN17-A07 linkage group LG3, ARS_RC_1.1, whole genome shotgun sequence contains the following coding sequences:
- the LOC123914514 gene encoding COP1-interactive protein 1-like, translated as MEIEKLELENEDKKQMHALFESQCHNKLQAPLDSVNRQKREVEEHSRAKERELNTLKQKEIDYENQISTNQNEITISELARKNLELEDDLGKLKRELTARTKDCSSLQRKLNKEGIDASGKIIAFKAEVDNLQKDLLSLQKTKEELELNCEKLGEEREKLIKEHAQTLKIFYDENNELANQVMDLQRTLKEQEDAHQKLNEEYKQVDSRFNECKVKLEEKAEELRESIASKDQMVDCLEHQVEDLKRDLEDKGNETRTSLKNVRNHEEKLRLSNQKLRVTEQLLSEKEESFRKAKEELQQVQRELEDRNATLVAKIIANNKAFHETITDIKVCVDSVNIGIDTVSNKCSNDCNNYENSIANISRELQDVKEYVSEMNREKGELQKDKKLLLEELQGKKEEELTLREKVEKLEAKARKEESEKMNVVADLEHQVEDLRKLLKEKEEGMRQEQMEAIRKLSLQIDNLKENKSKSRGCGLW; from the exons ATGGAGATAGAGAAACTGGAACTGGAAAATGAAGATAAAAAGCAAATGCACGCCTTGTTCGAAAGCCAATGTCATAATAAATTACAGGCACCGCTGGATTCTGTAAACAGACAGAAGAGAGAAGTTGAAGAACATTCAAGAGCCAAAGAACGTGAGTTGAACACTTTAAAGCAAAAGGAAATTGATTACGAAAATCAAATAAGTACTAACCAGAATGAGATCACTATCAGTGAACTGGCACGGAAGAATTTGGAGCTAGAAGACGACTTAGGTAAGTTGAAGAGAGAATTAACAGCGAGAACAAAAGACTGCTCTTCACTCCAACGTAAGCTTAATAAGGAAGGGATAGATGCTTCAGGAAAAATAATTGCCTTCAAAGCCGAAGTTGACAATCTGCAAAAGGACTTGCTTTCCTTGcagaaaacaaaagaagaatTGGAGCTCAACTGTGAAAAACTCGGAGAAGAACGTGAAAAACTCATAAAAGAACATGCACAAACCCTCAAAATTTTTTACGATGAAAATAATGAATTAGCCAATCAAGTAATGGATCTTCAGAGAACATTGAAAGAACAGGAAGATGCACATCAGAAGTTGAATGAAGAATATAAACAAGTTGACAGTAGGTTTAATGAATGCAAGGTCAAACTTGAAGAAAAGGCAGAAGAGCTTCGTGAAAGCATTGCATCAAAAGATCAGATGGTAGATTGTTTGGAACATCAAGTTGAAGACCTTAAAAGAGACCTGGAAGACAAAGGGAATGAGACCAGAACTTCGCTTAAGAATGTCAGGAATCATGAGGAAAAGCTTCGCCTGTCAAACCAAAAGCTCCGGGTCACTGAACAATTGCTAAGTGAAAAGGAAGAAAGCTTTAGAAAGGCGAAAGAAGAGCTTCAGCAAGTTCAGAGAGAACTTGAAGATAGGAATGCTACTCTGGTAGCAAAAATCATTGCTAACAATAAAGCTTTTCATGAAACAATCACAGATATTAAAGTGTGTGTCGACAGTGTGAATATTGGGATAGATACTGTGAGCAACAAATGTTCCAATGACTGCAATAATTATGAGAACTCCATCGCAAACATCTCTCGCGAGCTTCAGGATGTAAAAGAATATGTCAGTGAGATGAATAGGGAAAAGGGGGAGTTACAGAAAGATAAAAAGCTTTTGTTGGAGGAACTGCAGGGAAAAAAGGAAGAGGAATTAACTCTGAGGGAGAAGGTCGAGAAGCTTGAGGCAAAGGCAAGAAAGGAGGAATCGGAGAAGATGAATG TGGTGGCTGATTTGGAACACCAAGTTGAAGACCTGAGGAAGTTGTTAAAAGAGAAAGAGGAAGGCATGAGACAGGAACAGATGGAGGCCATTAGGAAGCTCAGTTTGCAGATTGATAATCTCAAGGAAAACAAATCAAAGTCTCGCGGCTGTGGTTTGTGGTAG
- the LOC123914515 gene encoding COP1-interactive protein 1-like: MEEIPIDPKTEIEDKVKGILKLIKDGELDMDGTPEEILKREPLAELVKNIENIINELNVLHKEVESLQHQKSDSEVIEDRDKLTMELEKLKLEMSTIMSKHSEEKNQMITYYAEICHVRKSNKCYRNEISELAWENLEQEEKLGKLEGGLKARKLECSALQRKLNTAEKDASGKMIAFTAKVDNLQKDMLSLKKTKEELELNCEKLREEHVQTLTIVDDENKELANKIMDLQRTLKEQEDAYQKLNEEYKQVDSRFNECKVKPEVANRKIEEKTEELHESIASKDQMVDDLEQQVEDLKRDLGENVKNHEEKLRLSNQKLQDTEQLLSEKEEEFQQVQRELEERNATLVATITANNEAFQETIKGIEVCVDSVIFGIDTVSKKFTDNCNNYENSITDISHELQVVKEYASKINREKGKLQEDKMLLLEVLQGIKEEELTLMKKVENLEAKARKEESKKMNEISKLAQEKSEIECKKDQLERRLISFTGCVDNLPKDLLSLKTTKEKLELYRNKIIEEHAKILTMVDNELANKNTDLQRIFEQMAEECNEHIVSKNMMVAHLESQLEDLSMLIKEKEEGMRQKQMEAIRKLSLQVHDLRKYNDDLKEIILKCRSYCCLC; this comes from the exons ATGGAGGAAATTCCTATTGATCCTAAAACAG AAATTGAAGACAAAGTAAAAGGGATATTGAAACTTATTAAAGATGGCGAACTTGATATGGATGGCACGCCGGAAGAAATTTTGAAGAGGGAACCGCTTGCTGAATTGGTTAAAAATATCGAAAACATTATAAATGAGCTGAATGTATTGCATAAGGAAGTGGAGTCTCTACAACACCAAAAATCTGACTCGGAAGTTATAGAAGATAGAGATAAATTAACCATGGAGTTAGAGAAACTGAAACTGGAAATGAGCACCATAATGAGCAAACATAGTGAAGAAAAAAACCAAATGATCACCTACTACGCAGAGATATGTCATG TACGAAAATCAAATAAGTGCTACCGGAATGAGATCAGTGAACTGGCATGGGAGAATTTGGAGCAAGAAGAAAAATTAGGTAAGTTGGAGGGAGGATTAAAAGCTAGAAAATTAGAGTGCTCTGCACTCCAACGTAAGCTTAATACGGCAGAGAAAGATGCTTCAGGAAAAATGATTGCCTTCACAGCCAAAGTTGACAATCTCCAAAAGGACATGCTTTCcttgaagaaaacaaaagaagaatTGGAGCTCAACTGTGAAAAACTCAGAGAAGAACATGTACAAACCCTCACAATTGTTGACGATGAAAATAAGGAATTAGCCAACAAAATAATGGATCTTCAGAGAACATTGAAAGAACAGGAAGATGCATATCAGAAGTTGAATGAAGAATATAAACAAGTTGACAGTAGGTTTAATGAATGCAAGGTCAAACCTGAAGTTGCAAACAGAAAGATTGAAGAAAAGACAGAAGAGCTTCATGAAAGCATTGCATCAAAAGATCAGATGGTAGATGATTTGGAACAGCAAGTTGAAGACCTGAAAAGAGACCTGGGAGAGAATGTCAAGAATCATGAGGAAAAGCTTCGCCTATCAAACCAAAAGCTCCAGGACACAGAACAATTGCTAAGTGAAAAGGAAGAAGAGTTTCAGCAAGTTCAGAGAGAACTTGAAGAAAGGAATGCTACTCTGGTAGCAACAATCACTGCTAACAATGAAGCTTTTCAAGAAACAATCAAAGGTATTGAAGTGTGTGTCGACAGTGTGATATTTGGGATAGATACTGTAAGCAAGAAATTTACCGATAACTGCAATAATTATGAGAACTCCATCACAGACATTTCTCACGAGCTTCAGGTTGTAAAAGAATATGCCAGCAAGATTAACAGGGAAAAGGGGAAGTTACAGGAAGATAAAATGCTTTTGTTGGAGGTTCTGCAGGGTATAAAGGAAGAGGAATTAACTCTGATGAAGAAGGTTGAGAATCTAGAGGCTAAGGCAAGAAAGGAGGAATCAAAAAAGATGAATGAGATCAGTAAACTGGCACAGGAGAAGTCGGAGATCGAATGCAAAAAAGATCAATTGGAGAGAAGATTAATTTCCTTCACAGGTTGCGTTGACAATTTGCCAAAGGACCTGCTTTCCTTGAagacaacaaaagaaaaattggaGTTATACCGCAATAAAATCATAGAAGAACATGCAAAAATCCTCACAATGGTTGACAATGAATTAGCCAACAAAAACACGGATCTTCAGAGAATATTTGAACAAATGGCAGAAGAGTGTAATGAACacattgtgtcaaaaaatatgATGGTGGCTCATTTGGAAAGCCAACTTGAAGACCTTTCGATGTTGATAAAAGAGAAAGAGGAAGGCATGAGACAGAAACAGATGGAGGCCATTAGGAAGCTCAGTTTGCAGGTTCACGATCTCAGGAAGTATAATGATGATCTCAAGGAAATCATATTAAAGTGTCGCAGCTACTGTTGTTTGTGCTAG
- the LOC123917875 gene encoding COP1-interactive protein 1 yields the protein MVKPHLRESIKSLFGSHIDPDKEEQLRGAKTETEEKVKRILKLIKDDNPEEDGTTAELLKREPLAELIEDFHNQYQLLYTQYDNLTGELRNRIKGKREKGSSSSSSDSDSDSDYSSKGRDSKNGQLQNESQKIIDGLKQELEVVHQEVAELDQKLRVTREEKEDITSKHLAALNKIHEADKINMDLKTDAEALEIQRSKLLAENTELNKQLDIAGKVEAELSQRLEEMKIENSSLAAEKETALQQFDEEKKITDDLRNLNDQLKDDKLVIAKELQALTDELSSLKQKLKHAEEQITTISHNLEVTKEENESLKAELSQASNEVQLSQNRIQEFVSELNQLKEKLDEREREVSTLTQMHEGHQNESSNLIRELEAQITNLGLELESLQNLKKDMEEQLKRCSTDARELEAHNSGLQNQISEHEMKSKEREEELSAVMKKLKDNENESSSKISDLTSQINNLQADISSLHAKKNELEEKIIFKSNEAGELGEHKLGLQNQISELEMKSKEREEELSAIMKKLKDNENESSSKISDLSSQINNLQADISSLHAKKNELEEQIIFKSNEARELGEHHVGLRNKISEHEMKSKEREEELSAIMKKLEDNENESSSKISDLTSQINNLQADISSLHAKKNELEEQIIFKSNEARQLGEHNLGLQNQISELEMKSKEREEELSAIMKKVEDNENESSSKISDLTSQINNLQADISSLLAKKNELEEQIIFKSNEASTRVESITNELNVLQQEVESLQHQKSDLEVQLLDKSQENSECLIQIQSLKEEVGRKTQEQERLMEDRENLTRQLRDLELEMSTLKSKNSKDEEQIRANIQEISLLQDKIYKAEEEASGKIVAFTAQVDNLQKDLLSLQKAKEELELYCEKLREEHAQTLIIVSNEKNELASKIVDLQRTLKEQEDAYQKLNEEYKQVDSWFNECKAKLEVTERKIDEMEEEFREGIGSKDQILTDLEHQVEDLKRDLEEKGDETSTLLENVRNLEVKLRLSNQKLRVTEQLLSEKEESFRKAEEEFQQVQRELEHRIATLVATITANNEAFHETVTSIKVCVNSVIFGIDTVSKKFSDDCNNYENSIANISHELHVAKEYVSEMNREKGELQKDKKLLLEELQGKKEEELTLREKVEKLEAKARKEESEKMNVTVELKNTVTEHEKLVKEKEEGMLHLGEEKREAIRQLCLLIDYHRERNDYLKEIILTTRRGQRAA from the exons ATGGTGAAACCTCACTTGAGAGAGTCTATAAAATCCCTGTTTGGAAGTCACATTGATCCTGATAAAGAAGAGCAGCTCCGAGGTGCTAAAACAG AAACTGAAGAAAAAGTGAAAAGGATATTGAAACTTATTAAAGATGACAACCCTGAAGAGGATGGTACCACAGCAGAACTTTTGAAAAGGGAACCACTTGCTGAATTGATTGAGGATTTCCACAATCAATACCAATTACTTTATACACAATATGATAATCTGACAGGCGAGTTAAGGAATAGGATCAAGGGCAAGCGAGAAAAGGGGAGTTCTTCATCTAGCTCTGACTCGGATTCGGATTCAGATTATTCTTCAAAGGGCAGAGACAGCAAAAATGGACAACTGCAAAATGAATCTCAAAAGATAATTGATGGATTAAAGCAAGAACTTGAAGTGGTGCATCAGGAAGTCGCTGAGTTAGATCAGAAGTTGAGAGTTACACGTGAAGAGAAGGAGGACATAACTTCAAAACACCTTGCAGCCCTGAACAAGATACATGAAGCAGACAAAATTAATATGGATTTGAAAACTGATGCCGAGGCATTAGAGATTCAAAGATCAAAACTTTTGGCTGAGAATACTGAACTGAATAAGCAACTGGACATTGCTGGTAAAGTAGAAGCTGAACTGAGTCAAAGATTGGAGGAGATGAAAATAGAAAACAGTAGCTTGGCGGCGGAGAAAGAGACAGCTCTCCAACAGTTTGACgaggaaaagaaaattacagATGACCTGAGAAACCTCAATGATCAACTGAAAGATGATAAGTTAGTGATTGCGAAAGAATTACAAGCATTAACAGATGAACTTTCTAGTCTGAAGCAGAAACTGAAACATGCAGAAGAGCAAATAACAACTATAAGCCACAATCTGGAGGTCACAAAGGAAGAAAATGAATCACTAAAAGCAGAACTTTCACAGGCTTCAAATGAGGTTCAGCTGTCTCAGAACAGAATACAAGAATTTGTATCTGAATTAAATCAGTTAAAAGAGAAACTTGATGAGAGAGAAAGGGAAGTTTCGACCCTCACTCAGATGCATGAAGGTCATCAGAATGAGTCCTCAAATCTAATCAGGGAACTGGAGGCACAAATCACAAATCTGGGGCTGGAATTAGAATCACTGCAAAACCTAAAAAAAGATATGGAGGAGCAACTTAAGAGATGCAGCACTGATGCTAGGGAACTGGAAGCGCATAATTCGGGGTTGCAAAACCAAATTTCAGAACATGAAATGAAGTccaaagaaagagaagaagaattATCTGCTGTCATGAAGAAACTCAAAGATAATGAGAATGAATCATCTTCCAAAATATCAGATTTGACTTCTCAAATAAACAATTTGCAGGCTGATATAAGTTCATTACATGCTAAGAAAAATGAACTggaagagaaaataattttcaaaagcAATGAAGCAGGGGAACTGGGAGAGCACAAGTTAGGGTTGCAAAACCAAATTTCAGAACTTGAAATGAAGTCCAAAGAAAGAGAGGAGGAACTATCTGCTATCATGAAGAAACTCAAAGATAATGAAAATGAATCATCTTCCAAAATATCAGATTTGTCATCTCAGATAAACAATTTGCAGGCTGATATAAGTTCATTACATGCTAAGAAAAATGAACTGGAAGagcaaataatttttaaaagtaatgaagCAAGGGAACTGGGAGAGCACCATGTAGGGTTGCGCAACAAAATTTCAGAACATGAAATGAAGTccaaagaaagagaagaagaacTATCTGCTATCATGAAGAAACTCGAAGATAATGAGAATGAATCATCTTCCAAAATATCAGACTTGACATCGCAGATAAACAATTTGCAGGCTGATATAAGTTCATTACATGCTAAGAAAAATGAACTCGAAGAGCAAATAATTTTTAAGAGTAATGAAGCAAGGCAACTGGGAGAACACAATTTAGGGCTGCAAAACCAAATTTCAGAACTTGAAATGAAGTCCAAAGAAAGAGAAGAGGAACTATCTGCTATCATGAAGAAAGTTGAAGATAATGAGAATGAATCATCTTCCAAAATATCAGATTTGACATCCCAGATAAACAATTTGCAGGCTGATATAAGTTCATTACTTGCTAAGAAAAATGAACTGGAAGagcaaataatttttaaaagtaatgaagCTTCAACTCGGGTCGAGAGCATTACAAATGAGTTAAATGTATTGCAGCAGGAAGTGGAGTCTCTACAACACCAGAAATCTGACTTGGAAGTTCAACTTTTGGATAAAAGCCAAGAAAATTCCGAGTGtttgattcaaattcaaagTCTGAAAGAGGAGGTTGGCAGAAAAACCCAGGAACAAGAGAGACTTATGGAAGACAGAGAAAATTTAACCAGGCAGCTAAGGGATCTGGAACTGGAGATGAGTACCCTAAAGAGCAAAAATAGCAAAGATGAAGAGCAAATAAGGGCCAACATCCAAGAGATCAGTCTTCTccaggataaaatttataaggcAGAGGAAGAGGCTTCAGGAAAAATAGTTGCCTTCACAGCCCAAGTTGACAATCTGCAAAAGGACTTGCTTTCCTTGCAGAAAGCAAAAGAAGAATTGGAGCTCTACTGTGAAAAACTCAGAGAAGAACATGCACAAACCCTCATAATTGTTAGCAATGAAAAGAATGAATTAGCCAGCAAAATAGTGGATCTTCAGAGAACATTGAAAGAACAGGAAGATGCATATCAGAAGTTGAATGAAGAATATAAGCAAGTTGACAGTTGGTTTAATGAATGCAAGGCCAAACTTGAAGTTACCGAGAGGAAGATTGATGAAATGGAAGAAGAGTTTCGTGAAGGCATTGGGTCAAAAGATCAGATTTTAACTGATTTGGAACACCAAGTTGAAGACCTGAAAAGAGACCTGGAAGAGAAAGGGGATGAGACCAGCACTTTGCTTGAGAATGTCAGGAATCTTGAGGTAAAGCTTCGCCTGTCAAACCAAAAGCTCCGGGTCACTGAACAATTGCTAAGTGAAAAGGAAGAGAGCTTTAGAAAGGCAGAAGAAGAGTTTCAGCAAGTTCAGAGAGAACTTGAACACAGGATTGCTACTCTGGTAGCAACAATCACTGCCAACAATGAAGCTTTTCATGAAACAGTCACAAGTATTAAAGTGTGTGTCAACAGTGTGATATTTGGGATAGATACTGTGAGCAAGAAATTTTCCGATGACTGCAATAACTATGAGAACTCCATCGCAAACATCTCACACGAGCTACATGTTGCAAAAGAATATGTCAGTGAGATGAATAGGGAAAAGGGGGAGTTACAGAAAGATAAAAAGCTTTTGTTGGAGGAACTGCAGGGTAAAAAGGAAGAGGAATTAACTCTGAGGGAGAAGGTCGAGAAGCTTGAGGCAAAGGCAAGAAAGGAGGAATCGGAGAAGATGAATGTGACAGTTGAACTTAAGAACACAGTTACAGAGCATGAGAAGTTGGTGAAAGAGAAAGAGGAGGGTATGTTGCACTTAGGAGAGGAAAAGAGGGAGGCCATTAGGCAGCTCTGTTTGTTGATTGATTATCACCGTGAGCGTAATGACTATCTCAAGGAAATCATATTGACGACTCGCAGGGGCCAGAGAGCAGCATAA